In Halapricum desulfuricans, a single window of DNA contains:
- a CDS encoding CDP-alcohol phosphatidyltransferase family protein translates to MTERPTGSSLSVGTRVAFPLLGALALAVVLRGLYPPEWVDARILDPAVVAGLCLAGLLWYVSYRLVPSRTGGRPLGGLFGLANTLTLLRGALYAVVAGFVVVPPDTRLAWVPALAYGSGIVLDKLDGTVARTIGQETVLGERLDMAFDTFGFVAAPLVAVVWGLLPAWYLSLSAARYVYRGGLGWRRRRGRPLYDPPDSDLGRYLAGVQMVFLTAALTPAVPTELVWIAAPFVLAPSLGVFVRDFLVVTGRLSGGER, encoded by the coding sequence ATGACCGAGCGACCGACCGGGTCGTCCCTCTCAGTCGGGACGCGAGTAGCGTTCCCGCTGCTGGGTGCGCTCGCGCTCGCGGTCGTCCTTCGAGGGTTGTATCCGCCCGAATGGGTCGACGCACGGATCCTGGATCCGGCAGTGGTCGCCGGTCTCTGTCTGGCTGGCCTGTTGTGGTACGTCAGCTACCGTCTCGTCCCGTCCCGAACGGGCGGGCGGCCGCTGGGTGGACTCTTCGGGCTGGCGAACACGCTGACGCTGCTACGGGGCGCGCTGTACGCAGTCGTGGCCGGCTTCGTCGTCGTCCCGCCCGATACTCGTCTCGCGTGGGTGCCGGCGCTGGCCTACGGGAGCGGGATCGTGCTGGACAAACTCGATGGGACGGTCGCACGGACCATCGGCCAGGAGACCGTGCTCGGAGAGCGCCTGGATATGGCGTTCGATACGTTCGGGTTCGTCGCCGCGCCGCTGGTCGCCGTCGTGTGGGGGCTACTCCCGGCCTGGTATCTCTCGCTTTCGGCGGCCAGATACGTCTACCGTGGCGGCCTGGGCTGGCGGCGACGCCGGGGCCGGCCGCTGTACGACCCGCCCGACAGCGACCTCGGCAGGTACCTGGCTGGCGTGCAGATGGTCTTTCTCACCGCCGCCCTCACACCGGCTGTACCGACGGAACTCGTCTGGATTGCTGCACCCTTCGTCCTCGCGCCCTCGCTGGGGGTGTTCGTCCGGGACTTCCTGGTCGTCACCGGCCGACTCTCCGGCGGCGAGCGATAA
- a CDS encoding phosphatase PAP2 family protein, producing the protein MEQLLEEGIEAVQWLDTQVVELVVDLRSPLLTKVMNSVTGLGSASAGLVFIGLCYLAGWREEFRVTLVALALSGVIVAALMVAVQRPYPPQPVCQTGGAETVAHSFPSGHAAAVAVYATVARRSEVLPFVITAAFAVAIAISRFYLGTHYFSDTVVGVLIGVGTVLVAERLLDSDRFAIPYLPDEKA; encoded by the coding sequence ATGGAACAATTACTCGAAGAGGGTATCGAGGCCGTCCAGTGGCTCGACACGCAGGTAGTCGAACTCGTCGTCGATCTGCGGAGCCCACTGCTCACCAAGGTGATGAACTCGGTGACCGGTCTCGGGTCGGCCTCGGCCGGGCTGGTATTCATCGGCCTCTGTTACCTGGCCGGGTGGCGAGAGGAGTTTCGAGTCACCCTCGTCGCGCTGGCGCTGAGCGGGGTGATCGTCGCCGCGTTGATGGTCGCAGTGCAGCGACCGTACCCGCCCCAGCCAGTCTGTCAAACCGGCGGTGCCGAGACAGTCGCGCACTCGTTTCCGTCCGGCCACGCGGCCGCAGTCGCCGTCTACGCGACGGTCGCGCGTCGGTCGGAGGTGCTCCCGTTCGTGATTACAGCGGCCTTTGCCGTGGCGATCGCGATTTCGCGGTTCTATCTCGGCACCCATTACTTCTCGGACACGGTGGTCGGCGTCCTGATTGGAGTCGGGACCGTGCTGGTGGCCGAGCGGCTTCTGGACTCCGATCGCTTTGCGATCCCATACCTACCGGACGAAAAGGCGTGA
- a CDS encoding DUF7475 family protein, whose translation MPTTETGGFTLQTESLGALHWVGIIAALVSAAIHLLLGVRMFPSEMGISFILAGLGFLGAIVLVLIAYRRRTVYAVGIPFVLVQIVLWYVVNFANGSKAFPGDIGTFGAIDKIAQLVLLGVLIVLLR comes from the coding sequence ATGCCAACAACTGAAACAGGCGGATTCACGCTCCAGACGGAGTCGCTCGGCGCGCTCCACTGGGTGGGGATCATCGCGGCGCTGGTGAGTGCCGCGATCCATCTTCTGCTCGGCGTCAGGATGTTCCCGTCCGAAATGGGGATCAGTTTCATCCTCGCGGGGCTGGGCTTTCTGGGTGCGATCGTGCTCGTCCTGATCGCGTACCGCCGCCGGACGGTGTACGCGGTCGGAATCCCGTTCGTGCTCGTCCAGATCGTCCTGTGGTACGTCGTCAATTTCGCGAACGGGTCGAAAGCCTTCCCCGGTGACATCGGGACGTTCGGCGCGATCGATAAGATCGCCCAACTCGTCTTGCTCGGCGTCTTGATCGTGCTCCTGCGATAA
- a CDS encoding class I SAM-dependent methyltransferase, which produces MNHTETRYLEAKRSLDDRAYSRRVRDRLLAAVPTEPRVLDIGCGTGTTVPRLLEWGVDAGSYRGIDSDEGVIDFARTVRPAALRRAGRSVVDRDQGFVVGDLSVTYEVGDALTTLTGANDTDLVVAQAFADLVPVAELLDRIESALAPGGLAYLPITFDGATIFQPDHPADRAVEDAYHAVIDAEPGRDVHAGRHLAEVCRRRDGDLLAIGGSDWILRPSEGEYHADEAYFLDAILEFVEDALSDRTVEGGADWLATRRRQLADGRLTYIAHQYDLLYRAPVA; this is translated from the coding sequence ATGAATCACACCGAGACACGGTATCTGGAAGCCAAGCGGTCGCTGGACGATCGCGCCTACTCGCGTCGGGTTCGTGACCGGTTACTCGCTGCCGTCCCGACCGAACCGCGGGTTCTCGATATCGGCTGTGGCACCGGAACGACCGTCCCACGACTGCTCGAATGGGGAGTCGACGCCGGCTCGTATCGCGGCATCGACAGCGACGAAGGCGTTATCGACTTCGCCCGCACGGTTCGACCGGCAGCGCTTCGGCGAGCGGGTCGCTCCGTCGTTGATCGCGACCAGGGGTTCGTCGTCGGGGATCTCTCTGTCACCTACGAGGTCGGTGACGCGCTGACGACACTCACCGGCGCGAACGACACCGATCTGGTCGTCGCGCAGGCCTTTGCCGACCTCGTCCCGGTGGCGGAGCTGCTGGACAGGATCGAGTCGGCGCTTGCACCCGGTGGGCTCGCGTACCTCCCGATCACGTTCGATGGCGCCACGATATTCCAGCCCGACCATCCGGCGGACCGGGCCGTCGAAGACGCGTACCATGCCGTAATCGACGCCGAGCCTGGCCGGGACGTCCACGCCGGTCGACACCTGGCGGAGGTCTGCCGTCGCCGGGACGGCGACCTGCTTGCGATAGGCGGTTCTGATTGGATTCTCCGCCCCAGCGAGGGCGAGTACCACGCTGACGAGGCGTATTTTCTGGACGCCATCCTCGAATTCGTCGAAGACGCCCTCTCGGATCGGACCGTCGAAGGAGGGGCCGACTGGCTCGCGACCCGTCGCCGACAGCTGGCCGACGGAAGGCTGACCTACATCGCCCATCAGTACGATCTGCTGTATCGCGCGCCTGTCGCGTGA
- a CDS encoding pyridoxal phosphate-dependent aminotransferase — MSYKPPFSDRIQRVEPSATIAISNLAAELEAEGKDVVDLSVGEPDFDTPEPIKRAAKDAMDAGHVGYTSSNGIPPLKEAIVEKLHEDGLSQYGTENVIVTPGGKQALYEVFQTIIDDGDEVALLDPAWVSYEAMAKLAGGSLARVDTAAHGFDLEPALDDLAATVSDDTELLVVNSPGNPHGSVYSQEALEGVRDLAVEHDFAVISDEIYKEITYDGIEPVSLGTLEGMEDRTITLNGFSKAYAMTGWRLGYFAAPESIVEQAGKLQSHSVTCAVNFVQHAGVTALEEVDEQIEEMRDAFEERRDMLVDLFAEYDKDVPVPEGAFYIMLPVREDDQAWAEDAVEQAQVATVPGSPFGTPGYVRLSYAASTDRLREGVERLAEADLL; from the coding sequence ATGAGCTACAAACCACCGTTCTCGGACCGAATCCAGCGCGTCGAACCGTCAGCGACGATCGCCATCTCGAACCTCGCGGCCGAACTCGAGGCCGAGGGCAAGGACGTCGTCGACCTGAGCGTCGGCGAACCCGACTTCGACACGCCAGAGCCGATCAAACGGGCCGCAAAGGACGCGATGGACGCCGGCCACGTCGGCTACACCTCATCGAACGGGATCCCGCCGCTGAAGGAGGCGATCGTCGAGAAACTGCACGAGGACGGTCTCTCCCAGTACGGCACGGAGAACGTCATCGTCACGCCGGGCGGTAAGCAGGCCCTCTACGAGGTCTTCCAGACGATCATCGACGACGGCGACGAGGTCGCGCTGCTCGACCCGGCGTGGGTCTCCTACGAGGCGATGGCGAAACTCGCCGGCGGCTCGCTGGCCCGCGTCGACACCGCAGCCCACGGCTTCGATCTCGAACCGGCGCTGGACGACCTGGCGGCGACGGTCAGCGACGACACCGAACTGCTGGTGGTCAACTCGCCGGGCAACCCCCACGGCTCGGTCTACTCCCAGGAAGCGCTTGAGGGCGTGCGCGATCTGGCCGTCGAGCACGACTTCGCCGTGATCTCCGACGAGATCTACAAGGAGATCACCTACGACGGGATCGAGCCGGTAAGTCTCGGAACCCTGGAGGGGATGGAAGACCGCACGATCACCCTGAATGGCTTCTCGAAGGCCTACGCGATGACGGGCTGGCGGCTGGGGTATTTCGCCGCCCCCGAGTCGATCGTCGAGCAGGCCGGGAAACTGCAATCGCACTCGGTGACCTGCGCGGTCAACTTCGTCCAGCACGCCGGCGTCACGGCGCTCGAAGAAGTGGACGAACAGATCGAGGAGATGCGCGACGCCTTCGAGGAGCGCCGGGACATGCTCGTTGACCTGTTCGCCGAGTATGACAAGGACGTCCCCGTCCCCGAAGGCGCGTTCTACATTATGCTCCCCGTTCGCGAAGACGACCAGGCCTGGGCCGAAGACGCCGTCGAACAGGCACAGGTCGCGACAGTACCGGGCAGTCCGTTCGGCACACCAGGCTACGTCCGCCTGTCGTATGCGGCGAGCACGGACCGACTCCGTGAGGGCGTCGAGCGACTGGCCGAGGCGGACCTGCTGTAA
- a CDS encoding glycosyltransferase gives MARVAVVHNTLDFQGGADAVCLATCEALLPDHEVELFTLSETDPSDLADRFDADVAGLAVRTPPANSPIARGLARLSPVAGPQLAFRSVLVGRYFGRHADRFDIAVSTANEMRLPIPSVQYIHYPQFHHRALEATDGGRLNPLWSRLAGPDRGTTDGATLLANSAWTADVVERIYGVRPAVLHPPVDPIDGGLDWDQRERGIVVVGRIAPDKRVLDTMTVVDRLRDRGHAVHLHIVGSAPQSYQPYVDRVVSEADRRAYVTLERDVSRDRLETLLRTHRYGLNLKRDEHFGMSVAEYVAAGMIAFAPDGGGQRDILKGRADRLFASLSGAVDCIETSLETDDRPTLPRDRFSRRRFKSAIARRVNRALGQ, from the coding sequence ATGGCACGGGTCGCAGTGGTCCACAACACGCTTGACTTCCAGGGCGGTGCGGACGCGGTCTGCCTGGCGACCTGTGAGGCACTGTTACCCGATCACGAGGTCGAACTGTTCACGCTCAGTGAGACCGACCCGTCCGATCTGGCCGATCGGTTCGACGCTGACGTGGCCGGTCTCGCGGTGCGGACGCCGCCGGCAAACTCGCCGATTGCGAGAGGTCTCGCCAGACTCTCGCCGGTTGCCGGGCCGCAACTGGCGTTCCGGAGTGTGCTTGTCGGCCGATACTTCGGCCGGCACGCCGACCGCTTCGATATCGCTGTGAGCACCGCAAACGAGATGCGCCTCCCTATTCCGTCCGTCCAGTACATCCACTATCCGCAGTTCCATCACCGAGCGCTCGAAGCGACCGACGGGGGGCGGCTGAACCCGCTGTGGAGCCGACTGGCCGGCCCCGATCGCGGGACAACGGACGGAGCGACGCTTCTGGCCAACTCCGCGTGGACCGCTGACGTCGTCGAGCGGATTTACGGCGTCCGCCCTGCTGTCCTGCATCCGCCCGTCGACCCCATCGACGGGGGTCTCGACTGGGACCAGCGCGAGCGGGGCATCGTCGTCGTGGGACGGATTGCCCCTGACAAGCGCGTTCTGGACACGATGACGGTCGTCGACCGGCTCCGCGACCGGGGTCATGCCGTCCACCTGCATATCGTCGGTTCGGCCCCGCAGTCCTACCAGCCGTACGTCGATCGGGTCGTTTCGGAAGCCGACCGACGGGCGTACGTGACCCTCGAGCGGGACGTCTCTCGTGACCGCCTCGAAACGCTGCTTCGAACCCACCGGTACGGACTGAACCTCAAGCGAGACGAACACTTCGGCATGTCCGTCGCGGAGTACGTCGCGGCGGGAATGATCGCCTTTGCACCTGACGGCGGCGGGCAGCGAGACATCCTCAAGGGGCGCGCTGATCGCCTGTTTGCGTCCCTGTCCGGTGCCGTCGACTGTATCGAGACGAGTCTCGAAACCGACGATCGACCGACACTCCCGCGTGATCGGTTTTCCCGTCGCCGGTTCAAATCGGCGATCGCGCGCCGCGTGAATCGAGCACTGGGACAGTAG
- a CDS encoding 6-pyruvoyl trahydropterin synthase family protein: MTTHTYELTVTREFVAQHFLTVPDPGPEGTPHSHHFTVEVRFGGPELGEFGYLVDIDDVNAILDDLEERYRDALLNDLPEFEGLNPSVEHFARLFGDRVERALDDPNPEHLRVRLWEDDLSWASHARRLEG; encoded by the coding sequence ATGACAACCCACACGTACGAACTGACCGTCACGCGAGAGTTCGTCGCACAGCATTTCCTCACCGTTCCCGACCCAGGTCCCGAAGGGACACCACACAGCCATCACTTCACTGTGGAGGTGCGCTTTGGGGGGCCTGAACTAGGGGAGTTCGGCTACCTCGTGGACATCGACGACGTGAACGCGATCCTCGATGATCTTGAGGAGCGTTATCGTGACGCATTGCTCAACGACCTCCCGGAGTTCGAGGGCCTGAATCCGAGCGTCGAGCACTTCGCACGTCTGTTCGGTGACCGCGTCGAGCGAGCGCTGGACGATCCCAATCCGGAGCATCTCCGCGTTCGGCTGTGGGAAGACGACCTGTCCTGGGCGAGTCACGCACGCCGTCTCGAGGGATGA
- a CDS encoding alkaline phosphatase family protein has translation MSRLGTAYLRAIQAAGRRIDYGTNVFEREWDVLVVLDACRVDLLRSVAPDTDLIDEVDAVRSVGSSSSEWLENTFPGRPETSRTVMVTGNTWTDRYVDADAFAALDEVWKYAWNEQLGTVPARAVTDRAIAMARDRDPDRLVVHYMQPHHPFVPDPLAADDGMVRNSTHSNPSNPWVALRRGEITTERVWDAYEANLRYVLEDVEILVEHVAGRVAITADHGNLFGEWGLYGHPMYVPAPAVLTVPWAETTGEDRQDYTPELEPPEPLPVTRVYGAEGDQARLDALGYR, from the coding sequence ATGAGCCGGCTCGGCACCGCCTATCTCCGCGCGATCCAGGCGGCCGGCCGGCGTATCGACTACGGGACGAACGTCTTCGAACGCGAGTGGGACGTGCTCGTCGTCCTTGATGCCTGTCGCGTGGACCTGCTCCGCTCGGTCGCGCCCGACACCGACCTGATCGACGAAGTCGATGCGGTGCGGTCGGTCGGCAGTTCCTCCTCGGAGTGGCTCGAAAACACGTTCCCGGGCCGCCCGGAGACGTCCCGGACCGTGATGGTAACTGGCAACACCTGGACCGACCGGTACGTCGACGCCGACGCCTTCGCCGCGCTGGACGAAGTCTGGAAGTACGCCTGGAACGAGCAGTTGGGAACGGTCCCGGCGCGGGCCGTCACCGACCGGGCGATCGCGATGGCTCGTGACCGCGATCCCGACCGGCTGGTCGTCCACTATATGCAACCCCATCACCCGTTCGTGCCGGACCCGCTGGCGGCCGACGACGGGATGGTTCGAAACAGCACTCACAGCAACCCGTCGAACCCGTGGGTCGCACTTCGGCGCGGCGAGATCACGACCGAGCGCGTGTGGGACGCCTACGAGGCAAATCTCCGGTACGTTCTCGAAGACGTCGAGATCCTGGTCGAGCACGTCGCCGGCCGCGTCGCGATCACCGCAGACCACGGCAACCTCTTCGGGGAGTGGGGGCTGTACGGCCATCCAATGTACGTGCCCGCGCCGGCGGTGTTGACCGTCCCGTGGGCCGAGACGACGGGCGAAGACAGGCAGGACTACACGCCGGAACTGGAGCCGCCGGAGCCGTTGCCGGTGACTCGTGTCTACGGTGCCGAGGGCGATCAGGCCCGTCTCGACGCGCTCGGTTACCGGTGA
- a CDS encoding aldo/keto reductase, whose protein sequence is MDCLFVGAGAIASEYAAGLSSTALSLAGVCDLDGERAAALASEHDCPSFTDLETALARVDAPLVVNLTSHAAHAEVTRTALAADRHVYSQKPLALDADVAGELLAMARERDLALGVAPENPDGPSQRRAARVLADGRPGTVRLGYAHAHVGRVTDWHDRPDSFLAIGPLYDGAVYPLTLLVSWFGPVETVRVADALDSWPDRVSRRPSAPTHVEATLSFQSGPVVRLTASFYAPHRSREFYGLELHGDDGSLYLHGTGAMETAVDHVQFGRVGREYTPVPPQSPTSPVEYTDALERLAESITDGTPARAGGRRGAHVVAVCNAIEDAADSGGPIDVPAYGTTRDRLPEPDVRPSDPDPRASGQHGIRLPPIGFGCSRYRDGEYVERRDSIATALDAGYRLLDSAELYGNEHRIGELLAAPGSPDREAVFVLGKVWRTNHRRKHMLEAAEGSLAELGIDAFDSYGLHWPDAWAHRGPLERLADHPIERQEALTFPEDDDGDIETADVSLETAWENLEAVYDRGLTRTLAASNVSRSELETILETGRIRPAIIQIERHPYLPRNDLVSFCHDEGIRVVAHSPLSAPGLLEEPILGAIGEEHDLSPAGVVLAWNVTRGVVPIPSSTTDTHIVSNLTAATQRLSPEEIERIDSLRQPDFER, encoded by the coding sequence ATGGACTGTCTGTTCGTGGGGGCAGGAGCGATCGCGTCCGAGTACGCGGCCGGCCTGTCCTCGACTGCGCTCTCGCTGGCCGGCGTCTGTGATCTCGACGGTGAACGGGCCGCGGCGCTGGCAAGCGAACACGATTGTCCGTCGTTCACCGACCTGGAGACGGCCCTGGCACGCGTCGACGCGCCACTGGTCGTGAATCTGACGAGCCACGCTGCCCACGCGGAAGTGACCCGGACGGCGCTGGCAGCGGATCGACACGTCTACTCACAGAAACCGCTCGCGCTGGACGCCGACGTCGCCGGCGAACTGCTGGCGATGGCGCGCGAACGTGATCTCGCACTGGGTGTCGCGCCAGAGAACCCGGACGGGCCGTCACAGCGGCGCGCAGCGCGAGTGCTCGCCGACGGTCGTCCGGGTACCGTCAGGCTCGGCTACGCCCACGCACACGTCGGCCGCGTGACCGATTGGCACGACCGTCCGGACTCGTTTCTGGCGATCGGGCCGCTGTACGACGGCGCGGTCTACCCGCTGACGCTGCTCGTCTCGTGGTTCGGGCCCGTCGAAACGGTGCGCGTCGCCGACGCGCTGGACAGCTGGCCCGACCGTGTGTCGCGCCGACCGTCCGCGCCGACCCACGTCGAGGCGACGCTGTCCTTCCAGTCGGGACCGGTCGTCCGCCTGACGGCCAGCTTCTATGCGCCCCACCGGAGTCGGGAGTTCTACGGACTCGAACTCCACGGCGACGACGGATCGCTGTACCTGCATGGCACCGGCGCGATGGAGACTGCCGTCGATCACGTTCAGTTCGGCCGGGTCGGTCGTGAATACACTCCAGTGCCGCCGCAATCGCCGACGTCACCAGTCGAGTACACCGACGCCCTCGAGCGCCTCGCTGAGAGCATCACCGACGGGACACCCGCCCGAGCGGGCGGACGGCGTGGCGCGCACGTCGTGGCCGTCTGCAACGCCATCGAGGACGCCGCCGACAGCGGTGGGCCAATCGACGTACCGGCTTACGGGACGACGCGGGATCGGCTTCCCGAGCCGGACGTTCGGCCCAGCGATCCCGACCCACGAGCGAGTGGCCAGCACGGGATACGGCTGCCGCCGATCGGCTTCGGTTGCTCGCGGTACCGCGACGGCGAGTACGTCGAGCGACGGGATTCGATCGCGACGGCGCTGGACGCGGGCTATCGGCTCCTCGACAGCGCCGAACTGTACGGGAACGAACACCGGATCGGCGAGCTGCTGGCCGCTCCGGGTTCGCCAGACCGGGAGGCCGTGTTCGTCCTCGGGAAGGTCTGGCGGACGAACCACCGCCGCAAGCATATGCTCGAAGCCGCCGAGGGGAGCCTTGCGGAACTCGGTATCGACGCCTTCGACAGTTACGGGTTACATTGGCCCGACGCCTGGGCCCACCGCGGTCCGCTGGAGCGGCTGGCCGACCACCCCATCGAAAGACAGGAGGCGCTGACGTTCCCCGAAGATGACGACGGCGACATCGAGACCGCCGACGTCTCGCTGGAAACGGCCTGGGAAAACCTCGAAGCGGTGTACGATCGAGGGCTGACACGCACGCTCGCCGCCTCGAACGTCTCGCGGTCCGAACTGGAGACGATACTCGAGACCGGGCGCATTCGTCCCGCGATCATCCAGATCGAACGCCATCCGTACCTGCCCCGGAACGACCTCGTCTCGTTCTGTCACGACGAAGGGATCCGCGTCGTCGCACACTCCCCGCTGTCCGCGCCCGGACTACTGGAAGAGCCGATACTCGGAGCGATCGGCGAGGAGCACGACCTCTCGCCGGCCGGCGTCGTCCTCGCGTGGAACGTCACCCGGGGAGTCGTCCCGATCCCATCGAGTACGACAGACACACATATCGTCTCGAATCTGACCGCGGCCACGCAACGACTCTCCCCCGAAGAGATCGAGCGCATCGACTCGCTTCGACAACCCGATTTCGAGCGATAG
- a CDS encoding DNA-directed RNA polymerase subunit H codes for MVDVSQHELVPDHTVLDSDELEDVLAEYDIKKTDLPKIKRTDPALPDEAEVGDVIKVERDSRTTDRAVVYRLVIE; via the coding sequence ATGGTAGACGTAAGCCAACACGAACTCGTCCCGGATCACACCGTCCTCGACAGCGACGAACTCGAGGACGTACTCGCAGAGTACGACATCAAGAAAACCGACCTGCCGAAGATCAAACGCACCGACCCCGCGCTGCCAGACGAGGCCGAGGTCGGCGACGTGATCAAGGTCGAACGCGATTCACGAACGACAGACCGAGCGGTCGTCTATCGACTCGTCATCGAATAA
- a CDS encoding GTP cyclohydrolase IIa — translation MEAVTTVMQVALIQIDDYGPWTVTPEPRRETDLQSLQASLFADFAEFVGAYDGYAFYGRFDNMYAVVNEIDPTAFERFQRRVRNSYPVTVSVGVGRASTPVEALDVASERLQAAGSAQDGDRREVLAVGSDEPVEAGSVTVGHFDVVDVTGSLTDRRNAVDVTLAIRRATLELVTYLRQEYDSIAHFVGGDNIIAVCPDIGPGAFDDAIEHVNAETGIELQVGVGRGPTAHVAGDEAKAALERCRATGARIRGVDKLPADD, via the coding sequence ATGGAAGCAGTGACCACAGTGATGCAGGTTGCGCTGATACAGATCGACGATTACGGACCCTGGACCGTCACGCCCGAGCCGCGGCGCGAAACTGACCTGCAGTCGTTGCAGGCGTCGCTGTTCGCCGACTTCGCCGAGTTCGTCGGCGCGTACGACGGTTACGCGTTCTACGGGCGATTCGACAACATGTACGCCGTGGTAAACGAGATCGATCCGACGGCGTTCGAGCGGTTCCAGCGCCGCGTCAGAAACAGCTACCCAGTGACGGTGAGCGTCGGCGTCGGTCGCGCGTCGACGCCGGTCGAAGCGCTGGATGTCGCAAGCGAGCGCCTGCAGGCGGCAGGCAGCGCCCAGGACGGGGACCGTCGCGAGGTACTCGCAGTCGGGAGCGACGAACCAGTCGAGGCCGGATCGGTGACAGTCGGACACTTCGACGTCGTGGACGTGACCGGCTCGCTGACGGATCGACGAAACGCCGTCGACGTGACGCTGGCGATTCGCCGTGCCACGCTCGAACTCGTGACGTACCTCCGGCAGGAGTACGACAGCATTGCGCATTTCGTCGGGGGTGACAACATCATCGCGGTCTGCCCCGATATCGGCCCGGGAGCCTTCGACGATGCGATCGAGCACGTCAACGCGGAGACGGGGATCGAACTCCAGGTGGGGGTCGGACGCGGCCCGACGGCCCACGTCGCCGGCGACGAGGCCAAAGCGGCCCTCGAACGGTGTCGAGCGACCGGCGCTCGGATACGTGGCGTCGACAAGCTCCCGGCGGACGACTGA
- a CDS encoding zinc-dependent alcohol dehydrogenase, which produces MQRRSLYFTGPQAVKVRETSTTPSADEVLVETRVSAISAGTERLIYHGQAPSDLPADETLEALQGDLSYPLRYGYAAVGEVVETGTTVEDEWLGRTVMAFNPHETHFSAEPTDLVVVPDGVEPAEAALYPTVETATTLVLDGRPRLGERVVVFGAGVIGLCTIGLLASFPLSELLVVDPIDSRRERARQLGADMAMPPDELSADRWDDDAGSNGADLLYELSGQPAALDDARAVAGYDSRIVVGSWYGTKPTTLDLGGDFHRDRVSIESSQVSTLAPELRGRWTFDRRTDTALENLTALPVESLVTHRLPFEDAPEAYRLIDERPEDALQVLLTYR; this is translated from the coding sequence ATGCAGCGACGCTCGCTCTATTTCACCGGACCACAGGCGGTCAAGGTGCGCGAGACGTCGACAACGCCCTCGGCCGACGAAGTGCTCGTCGAGACGCGCGTCTCCGCGATCAGCGCCGGCACGGAACGACTCATCTATCACGGCCAGGCCCCGAGTGATCTCCCGGCCGACGAGACGCTTGAGGCACTCCAGGGTGATCTGTCCTACCCGCTGCGATACGGATACGCCGCCGTCGGCGAGGTCGTCGAGACCGGGACGACTGTCGAGGACGAGTGGCTCGGGCGGACCGTGATGGCGTTTAACCCACACGAGACTCACTTCAGTGCAGAGCCCACAGATCTCGTTGTAGTCCCGGACGGCGTCGAACCCGCGGAGGCGGCGCTGTACCCGACTGTCGAGACGGCGACCACGTTGGTTCTCGACGGGCGGCCGCGGCTCGGCGAACGCGTCGTGGTCTTCGGCGCGGGCGTCATCGGACTGTGTACGATCGGATTGCTCGCGTCGTTCCCGCTGTCGGAACTGCTCGTCGTCGATCCGATAGACTCGCGCCGCGAACGCGCGCGCCAGCTGGGGGCCGACATGGCGATGCCGCCGGACGAACTCTCGGCGGACCGCTGGGACGACGATGCCGGATCGAACGGCGCTGACCTGCTGTACGAACTGTCGGGTCAGCCTGCGGCACTCGATGACGCGCGCGCCGTCGCAGGCTACGATAGCCGGATCGTCGTCGGATCCTGGTACGGCACGAAACCGACTACACTCGATCTGGGCGGTGATTTCCATCGCGACCGGGTCTCGATCGAGTCCAGTCAGGTCAGCACACTCGCCCCCGAACTGCGCGGTCGCTGGACGTTCGACCGTCGAACCGACACGGCTCTCGAGAACCTGACGGCACTGCCGGTGGAGTCGCTGGTCACGCACCGACTTCCGTTCGAGGACGCCCCCGAAGCGTATCGACTGATCGACGAACGGCCCGAAGACGCGCTCCAGGTGTTGCTGACCTACCGATGA